TCTCGCGGCTGGCGCGCGACCTCTACGAGGAGATCGCCCGGCAGGGGCCGCTGACCACGTGGGACCTGCGCCACCGCTTCGTCCCGCGCGGCGACCGCGGGCACTCCTTCCACCGCGCGCTGGCCGACCTGCAGGAGCGCTTCCTCATCGCCAAGGTGGCGGAGGTGGCGGGGCGCGGGGCCTACGCCTTCATCTGGGACACCTTCACCCGCTGGATGCCCGACGTGGTGGCGGCGGCCGCCCGCCTCACCGACGCGGAGGCGGCGGCCGCCATCCTGCGCGCCTACCTGCGCCTGGCCGGGGCGGCGCCGCCGGCGGAGGTGGCCGACCTCTTCCGCTGGCCCCCCTCGCTGCTGCCGGCGGCGGCGGCCGCGGCCGGGACGGTCACGGTACGGCTGGACCGGACCGACGCTTGGTCCCTGCCCGAGCTCATCCCCCGTCTCGTCCGGGCGTGAGCGCGCCCGTCGGCTCCTGCTCAGCGTGCCGTCAGGCCGCCGTCCACCATCAGGGTCACGCCGGTGATCCACCCCGCCTCGTCGGACGCCAGGAAGAGGACGGCGTAGGCCACGTCCTCGGGCGTCCCCACCCGGCGCAGCGGGTAGGCCTGGGTGAGGCGTTCCCAGTCCTCCGCCGTATAGCGCTCCCACAGGTCACGGTTGAGGGCGGTCGGCACGAAGGCCGGGCAGACCGCGTTCACCCGCACCCGCTCGGGCCCGTAGGCCACCGCCATGGTGCGCGTGAGGGCGACGATACCCGCCTTGGCGGCGTTGTAGGCTACCGTCAGCCCGCTCCCCGCCCGGAAGGCCAGGTAGGACGCCACGTTCACAACCGCACCGCCGCGGGCGCGCAGGTGTGGGAGGGCGTGGCGGGAGACCAGGTAGCACCCCGTCAGGTTCGTCCGGAGCACTCCCTCCCACCGCTCCAGGTCCAGCGCGTGCAGCGGGGTGCGGTCGATGACGCCGGCGTTGTTCACCAGGACGTCGAGCCCGCCCAGGCGGTCGACCGTCCCGGCCACGAGGGCCTCCACGGATGGCTCGCTGCCGACGTCGGCGGGCAGGAAGTGCACCTCCCCGAATGCGGCGAGCCGGTCCCGCACCGCCTGCCCCCGCATCGGATCCCGAGCGGCGACGACCACCCGGGCACCGGCATGCAGCAACGTGCGGGCCACGGCCTCGCCGATCCCCGAGGTCCCGCCGGTCACCAGGGCACGCCGTCCGTCCAGCCGGAACACTCCACCCTCCCCCCGGCCCGCGCAGGTCCGACGCCACGACGCCCATCCGCCTGGGGCGCTATGCTCAGAACGTGGGTCGGCTGATCCTCCACGTCGACATGGACGCGTTCTTTGCGGCCATCGAGCAGCTGCGCCGCCCGGAGCTCCGCGGCCGGCCGGTGGTCGTCGGCGGGGACGGCGACCCGCGCAAGCGCGGCGTGGTCTCCACCGCCTCCTACGAGGCGCGCCGGTACGGCATCCGCTCGGCCATGCCCCTGCGCCACGCCCTGCGCGCCTGTCCCCATGCCGTCTTCCTGCCGGTGGACTTCGAGACGTACCGCACCTACTCCGCCCGGCTGATGGCCCTCCTGCGCGAGTACACGCCGCTCGTCGAGCCGGTCAGCCTGGACGAGGCCTTCCTGGACTGCTCCCACCGGACCGAGGACCCCCTGGCGCTGGCCCGGGAGATCCAGGCGCGGATCCGCGCGGAGCTGGGCCTCACCGCCTCCATCGGGATCGGCCCCAACAAGCTGGTGGCCAAGATCGCCGCCAACCTGCAAAAACCCGGAGGCCTGACGATGATCTCTGCAGAGGAGGTCGAGGAGCGCCTGCGCCCGCTGCCCGTGCAGGTGCTCTGGGGGGTGGGGCCCAAGACTGCAGCCTATCTGAAGCAGACCCACAACATCGAGACCGTCGGCGACCTGCGGGCGGTCCCGCTGGCCGTGCTCCAGGAGACGCTCGGCCCGCGCCACGGCGAGGACCTCTACCACATCTGCCGGGGGGAGGACGACTCGCCGGTGGTGACGGCGTGGGAGCCCAAGTCGTACAGCCGGGAGACGACGTTCCAGGTGGACGTCCGGCGGCGGGAGACGCTCGTGCGCACCGTCCAGGCCCTAGGGCGCGAGGTCTGGGCGGAGTGCGTTCGGGAGGACGGCTACCGCGTCCGCACGGTGACCGTCAAGGTGCGGTACCACACCTTCCGCACCCAGACCCGCGCGCTCACCCTGCCGCAGGCCACGGACGCCCTCGACCTGCTCCTGCGCACCGCCGTGGACCTGCTGCACCGCCACACCCTGGACCGGCCGGTGCGCCTGGTGGGGGTGCGGTTCTCCGGCCTGGAGCGTCCCCCGACCGAGGGAGCGGCGGCGTCAAGCCAGACGGACCTCGTCGGCGCTCAGCCTGCCTTCCTGGACACGAGCCGCCGGACCGCCTCGCGCACCTCGTCGTAGGGAGGTTCCGTCCCCGGGACCTCGGCCACCCAGCGGTAGGCAACCGCTCCGTCGTCGTCGAGGACGACGACCGCGCGCCGCGCCACCCCGGGCAGGAGGCCACGCGCGAAGGTCGGGTCTTCCAGGCCGAAGGCCCGCACCGCCTCCAGGTTGTAGTCGCTCAGGAGCGGAAAGGTCAGGGAGAGGTGCTCGGCGAAGGCGCGGAGGCTCCAGGGGAGGTCCACGCTGATCCCCACCACACGCGCCCCCAGCCCGGCAAAGGCCTGGAGGTCGTCCCGAAACGCACACATTTCCCGGGTGCACGTGCTGCTGAAGGCCGCCGGGAAGAAGGCCAGGACGAGCGGCTGCCCGAGAAGGGCCGAGAGCCTGACCGGCTGGCGCTCGTAGTCAACCAGGTGGACATCGGGTACCCGCTCACCCTCGCGCATCACGTTACCCTCCCCTGCCCTCCCCGCCGTTCTTCGGCACTCTGGGATAGCGGCGGGGACGTCTCGGCGATCTCCTCGACCTACATGCGCCGCCCCAGGCTCTCTTCCGGTCCGCCTTACCCCATCGGAGCCCGGGCCACCGTCGCCCGGGCCAGCACTCTCCCCACCGCCGCGCTGCCGAGCGACAGGAGGGCGAGCACGGGCAGGGCCACGACCAGAGCCGCCGGGTCCATGGGCGCCTGCCCGACGATGCGGGGACCGACCAGGCCTTCGACCGCGACGACGGCCCCAAACGTCGTGGCGACCACCGGCCATGCCCCGGCTCGACCGCGCCCCCGGAGGGCGAGCGCGGCCACGTCGGCGGCGAGGGCCGGGACGAGCACCAGCAGCGGCACCGTCGCGAAGACCCGGGCGAGGTAGGCAGGCGCCAGCCAGGGCATCGCCGGCGTGGCGGGCAGCCCGGTCGGCAGGACGAGCGCGTAGCCCAGCGCGGTGAAGGCGCCGCTGAGGGGACGGAGGAGGATCTGCGCGAGCGGGGCCAGGCTCCACCCTGCCGGCAGGTGCAGGGCCGTGGGGACCAGGACCACCGTGC
This DNA window, taken from Armatimonadota bacterium, encodes the following:
- a CDS encoding crosslink repair DNA glycosylase YcaQ family protein — its product is MVEPRLRPVQVARYRSALRRRFRLRSAAACARFVDALGFCYAFTAGPGAVPGVFDVIGTRSVDRMWSWAWRWKDELATRRRVFYGRVLRRKPTFVSRALLPAFYALSGNVGEGDDHLAAYEAGRLSRLARDLYEEIARQGPLTTWDLRHRFVPRGDRGHSFHRALADLQERFLIAKVAEVAGRGAYAFIWDTFTRWMPDVVAAAARLTDAEAAAAILRAYLRLAGAAPPAEVADLFRWPPSLLPAAAAAAGTVTVRLDRTDAWSLPELIPRLVRA
- a CDS encoding SDR family oxidoreductase, giving the protein MFRLDGRRALVTGGTSGIGEAVARTLLHAGARVVVAARDPMRGQAVRDRLAAFGEVHFLPADVGSEPSVEALVAGTVDRLGGLDVLVNNAGVIDRTPLHALDLERWEGVLRTNLTGCYLVSRHALPHLRARGGAVVNVASYLAFRAGSGLTVAYNAAKAGIVALTRTMAVAYGPERVRVNAVCPAFVPTALNRDLWERYTAEDWERLTQAYPLRRVGTPEDVAYAVLFLASDEAGWITGVTLMVDGGLTAR
- a CDS encoding DNA polymerase IV, which gives rise to MGRLILHVDMDAFFAAIEQLRRPELRGRPVVVGGDGDPRKRGVVSTASYEARRYGIRSAMPLRHALRACPHAVFLPVDFETYRTYSARLMALLREYTPLVEPVSLDEAFLDCSHRTEDPLALAREIQARIRAELGLTASIGIGPNKLVAKIAANLQKPGGLTMISAEEVEERLRPLPVQVLWGVGPKTAAYLKQTHNIETVGDLRAVPLAVLQETLGPRHGEDLYHICRGEDDSPVVTAWEPKSYSRETTFQVDVRRRETLVRTVQALGREVWAECVREDGYRVRTVTVKVRYHTFRTQTRALTLPQATDALDLLLRTAVDLLHRHTLDRPVRLVGVRFSGLERPPTEGAAASSQTDLVGAQPAFLDTSRRTASRTSS
- a CDS encoding peroxiredoxin; the encoded protein is MREGERVPDVHLVDYERQPVRLSALLGQPLVLAFFPAAFSSTCTREMCAFRDDLQAFAGLGARVVGISVDLPWSLRAFAEHLSLTFPLLSDYNLEAVRAFGLEDPTFARGLLPGVARRAVVVLDDDGAVAYRWVAEVPGTEPPYDEVREAVRRLVSRKAG